The DNA segment TCCCACCGTCGCGCCGCCCTTGACGGCCTTCACCGTCAGCGTCACGTCCGGCGGCTGAGCGTTCTTAAAGATGTCGCGATCCGATGCTGCGACAAACGGCCGCGTAAATGCAATCGCTTTGAAGCCCGGGCCGCCGGCCGATGAATCGAAGCTCGTTGCGGTGTACGTGCCGTTCTCGACCTTCATCTTCATGTTGTTCCACGTGCCGAGATCGTGCGCGCCGTACGTGATGGCGTACGTGGTAAGGCCGGTGCTAGCAGCCGCGGGTACGGCTATTGCCGCCGCAAGTGCGGCCAGGACGACATATCGCAAGTGGAACCTCCTTCTAGTAGGCGTTCGTCGCTTTTCCGCCTCGGAAGCTGCCACACCCGTGCCGAGGGGCTCAGAGGTGCCTTGGCGGGTCGTGCTATGATTTCTCCTTGTGATCTCCGCTCCACTCGACCGTCGTCGCAGGGCGCTCGCATCATCGACGATCGTTTCGCTGATCGTTCACGTTCTCGTTTTGAGCGTTCTGTTCGCTCTGCTTGCGCGCGCGATCGTGCCGCAGGGCACTCGGGAAAGCGTTTCGCAAATCACGGTCACATCTATTGAACGAGCCCAGCCGGCGACACCAACGGTTCGTAGTGCGAAACGCCGGCTCGTCGTCACGCCTCCCGCAACGTCGCCGGCGCAGCACGAGCTTTCGAAGACGCTGCCCCACGCCGCCGCGGAGCCTCCGCGGCACGCACCGTTAGAGTCACGGCTCGATCGCGACCGGGCGCAGTTCGCGCGCGAGGTCGCCATGCTCAACAAAAGCGACGATCCGCACGCCATACCAACGATCGACCCTGCATCGCAAGGATCGACGATGAAGACGTATCAGTTTCAAATTCCCGCGTCGATGCGTGGTGACGAACACGGAAACGGCCTCATCACGCCCACGACGAGTTGGCACGACCACGGACTAAACTGTTATTACGGACGCTACGAATACACGTACCCGGACGGTGCGGAAGAGTCGGGTACGATTGCTTGGCCGTTCTGTTACGAGCCCGGCGTAGATCCATTCAAAGAACCTCCGCATCCGATGCCGTTTCCGCCGCCGCCGGTAGGCTACGTGCTGCCGGCCGGTACCGATCTGCCGCCGATCGAGAAAGACTTTTACGAACACTGGGCGGCCGGCGGAGCCTAATACTCCGAAAGGCGCGTGAGGGCTATCCCCGAAGTCCGGCCCGATGAGGATGCTTCGATATCCGGCGCTATGTGCCGCGTTTCTGGCTGCGCTTTACGGAGCGGCCTCAGCCGCCGTTCCATCACCGTTCGCGAAGCTCGAGTTTCGCAGCATCGGACCGACGACCGGCCGCATCGACGCCGTTGCCGGCGTTCCGGGAAACTCGCAAACCTACTACGCCGGCGGCCTCGGCGGACTTTGGCTCACGACCGACGGCGGGGTTACGTGGCAACCCATCTTCGACAAGCAGCCGGTGAGCTCGATCGGCGCCATTGCGGTTGCTCCGTCGAATCCCAAAATCGTTTACGTCGGAACGGGCGAACCGAACATGCGCAACGACATCGCGTTTGGCGACGGCGTGTGGCGCTCAGATGACGGCGGAAAGACCTGGCGGCACCTCGGCCTCGACGGGACTTCGCAGATCGCTCAGATTGCCGTCGATCCCCACAATCCCGACGTCGCCTACGTCGCGGCGGTCGGCGATCCGTTTGCGCCGGGAACCAGCCGCGGTGTCTACGTGACGCGCGACGGTGGGAAACATTGGGTGCGTTCGCTCTATACCGGACCGACGACCGGCGCATCGACGGTGGCGATTTCTCCGGCAAATCCCTCATACGTCATCGCGGGAACGTGGACGGTGCAGCGCCGCCCGTGGATGCTTACCAGCGGGGGACCGGCCGATGGCATTTTCGTTTCGCACGATGCCGGCGCGCACTGGGCTCGCCTTTCCGGAAACGGCCTTCCCAATGGATTGATGGGGCGCATCGGCGTGCGTTTCGCGCCTAGCGATCCGCGGCGCGTCTATGCCGTGATTGAATCCAAGAGCGGGGTGTTTTGGAGCAGCAACGACGGCGGCGCGCACTGGCGCCTTGCGAGCGACAAGCACGTGCTCGATCAGCGGCCGTACTATTTCTCGCAGTTCACCATCGATCCGAAAGATCCAAAACACATCTTCTTCATGTCGATCTTTCCCAACGAGTCGTTCGACGGTGGGAAGTCCATCAAGAAGATGGACACCAACGGTTACGATCACCATCAGATGTGGATCGATCCCGCTCGGGGTAAACGCGCGATCATCGCTGCCGATGCCGGTGTTCGCCTTTCGCTCGATGGCGGCAAAACGTGGCGCGATCCGCAGCTGATCGTCTCACAGCCCTATCACATCTCCGTCGACGACGAGATGCCGTACACGATCTGTGGGGAGTTTCAAGATCCGGGAGCGGTTTGTGGACCGAGCATGAGTTTCAGCGGTGCGATCACGCCGGATCAGTGGTTCTCGCCCAACGGCGGTGAAAGCGGCTGGATCGTTTTCTCGCCGGCAAACCCAAACGTGATCTACAGCACTGGATATCAAGAGGCGGTGATTCGCTACGATCGCACCTCAATGGCGACGCGGCTCATCAGCCCGTGGCCGGACACCTATTCGGGAACCGGAGCCGATGCCTATAAGTATCGGGGAGCCTGGGTCGCGCCGGTCGCCGTCTCTTCGCTCGAACCCAACGCCTTATACTTCGGCGCGCAAATGTTGTTGCGCACCGATGACGGCGGCAGCACGTGGACGGCGATCAGCGCCGATCTCACACGCAACGACAAGAGCAAACAGGTCGCGTCCGGGCGGCCGATTACGGTGGATAATGCAGGCACCGAAGTCTACGACACGATCGCGTGCATCGCGGAATCGCCTACCGTGAAAGGCGAGATCTGGGTCGGAACCGATGACGGCCTCGCGTGGCTGACGCGTGACGGCGGAGCGCACTGGACGAACGTCACCGCGGCGCTTTCCGGCTTGCCGCAGTGGGCACGTATCGAGAACATCGATCCGTCGGCCGCTGCCGACGGCACCGCGTATCTCGCCGCCGAAAATCATAAGCTCGGCGATCGTGCACCCTATCTGTACGTTACGCACGACTTCGGCGCGCACTGGTCCTCGATCGTCTCGAACCTTCCGCGGGAGAGTTACGTGCGCATGATTCGCGAGGATCCCAAGCGCGCAGGATTGATCTATGCCGGAACCGAGACCGGCCTGTGGTACTCGCTCGATGCGGGCGTCCATTGGGACTCGCTGCAGAACAATCTCGCGCACGTTCCGGTCTACGACTTCGTCGTGCAGCCGCGTTTCGACGATCTGGTTGTAGCAACGCACGGACGCGGGGTCTGGATTCTCGACGATATCCGTGCTTTGCAAGAGTGGAAGCCGCAAATCGTCTCCGAACGCGCACACCTCTTCACACCCGGTAACGCGTATCGCTGGAACGGGACGCGGGGAACGTGGGCAACCGGCGAGGGCGCCGGCGATAATCCGCCAGGCTTAGGGGACGTGACGTTTTACCTTGGCGTGATGCCCGAAAAGAAGCATCCGGCGAAGGTTGAGATTCTCGACGGATCGACGGTCATTCGCAGCATCAACGTGGAGCATCCCGTCGTTGGGATGAACCGCGTCTGGTGGGATCTCATGTACGATACGGTTCCGCTCGTTGCGGACTATCACGCACAGCAAGGCGGTTTCACGGGGCCGCAGGCATTGCCGGGTGATTACACGGTGCGGCTCATTGCCAACGGCACGCAACAGGACGCGCCGCTCCACGTGTTGGCCGATCCACATACGCCTGCCACGGTCGCCGAGATGCGCGATGCGTTCGCGCTCGCGATGCAGCTGCGCGACGGCTTCACTCGCACCGGGAAAGAGATTGAGGCGTTACGCGCGCTTCAGAAAAAGCTCGCCCAGACCGCCAAGCTCGCACGCGCAAGCGACACACGGCACGCAATTGTCCAGATGCAGCAGACGGCGACGGCGGCGCTCGCCGGCCTTTACATTGCCGATGCGCAAAGCTCGGAAGACACCCTGCGCGAACCGAGCCGGCTCTACGAGCGAATCCCGAGTTTGGCAAGCAGCATGATCGGAAATGATTACGCACCCACTCAAGGGCAGCGCGAGTTAGCGGTGTCGCTTCAAACCGATCTCAAAGAGGCGATCGCCTCCGACGATTCGCTCTTTGGCGCAAGCCTGCAGTCGCTCAATGCGCTGCTCCAACGCGATCGCCTAACGCCGATCTCCCTGAAGCGGAACTAAAGCGAACTGGCGGCCGCCGTCAACGTTGCACGCAGCCACCACCGCTAGCTTGCCAGGTTCAAACTCCGGCGGGGCAGTATGCCTACTCCTCTGCTGTGCGGTGAGGTGGTGACCATGCGCATCGTTTTCGTAATTTTGAGTTGCGTCGCGCTTGCGTCTTGTTCCGGTGCGATTCGCTCGCTGCCGCCGTCTTCCGCGGCCGATCGCGCTTTGGGGCCGAGCCGGGCGTCGAGCACCTACAAGTCGATCTTTTCGTTCGATGGGGCCAACGGAGCTGTTCCGTACGCCGGACTCGTCGACGTGAACGGCACGCTTTACGGCACGGCGTCAATCGGCGGCCAAGGCCCGGGCGTCGTGTTTAAAATTACGCCGGCCGGAGCGCAAAGTGTGCTCTATAGTTTCAAAGGCGGGTCGAGCGGAAGTGCACCGTACGCGCCGCTGATCGTCGCAGGCGGCTCGCTGTACGGTACGACGATTACGGGCGGAGCCGCTAGCTGCGGCGTTGTCTTTAGAGTGACCTTGGCCGGCGCGGAAAAGAAGCTCCACAGCTTCAAAAACAACGCCGATGGCTGCTTACCGGAAGCACCGTTGCTCGACGTCAAGGGAACGCTCTACGGCACAACGAGGAACGGCGGGACGCATAGTGATGGTACCGTTTTCAGGATCACAACGTCAGGATCGGAAAAGGTGCTCTACGCTTTCAAAGGCAGCACGTACGACGACGCCGGATCCCCGACAGCCGGCCTGACCGACGTGAAAGGTGTGCTGTACGGCACAACCAATGGGGGCGGCCCAAAACAAGAGGGAACGGTTTTCAAGATCACGTTTTCCGGCAACGAAAAAGTCATTCACATCTTCAACGGCAGCAACGGCAACGGTCCACTTAGCAAACTCCTCGCAGTTAAGGGTATCCTTTACGGAACCACGTCCAGCGGCGGCGCGAAGAACCTTGGAACGGTGTTTACAGTGACGAAGTCCGGTGCGGTAAAGGTGCTTCATAGTTTTCGCGGCGGTGCCGACGGCGCAACCCCGCCATTCGGGGGACTCGTGGACCTCAAAGGAACGTTGTACGGCGTGACGAGCGTCGGTGGGAAGAACAATACCGGCACGATCTTTAGCATCACGCCCGCCGGTAAAGAAAGCGTGCTATACAGTTTCAGCGGCGGCGTCGATGGGGCCAACCCGAGCGGCAGTTTGGCGAGCGTAGGAAACGTGCTCTTCGGCACGACAACGGCCGGCGGATTGAACGGGAAAGGAACGGTTTACTCGATTCAACCCTGAGCATGACGCCGATTGATGCCTTCGAGGCACTCATGGCGAGCTTTGAACTTGCTGTTCGGCATTTTTCAGTTCGGGGGACGGGCTCATCGGCGGACAGGACGGCGTAGCGGAAACGGAGTTGGTGTTGAGCACGCCGGCGGCAGCTTTAGCTACGCAATTCGGATCGGGGACTTGATTGAGGTCGCCTTGCGCGTTCGCATTCCCGGCCGGCGCAGCTGCGTCCGCCGGCGAACCGGTCGGCGCGGGAAGCGCGGAGGGCGCAGCGACAGGCGCAACGGCTGCCGTACCACTGCCCGCGTCGCTGCCGCCGCCGCCCAACGGCATTTGCATCGAACCGCCGATCTGAGCGTGCGGCGCCGCGGCACACAGCGGGATCCTGAACGTGAAGACCACTGCGAGAGCGGCAGATTCCACGAGCACGATGATGACCAGAATCCAGGTGCCAACGTGACGCGATCGTCGTGGTGTCGCATTTTGCATGTAAGAACGATAACGCGGCGCCGTGCGCGGTGCGTGCGCTTCGGGGTCCGCACGCCCGCGGCACGTCCGTGAGATACGGTTACGTCCGACGCTTCCGAAAGGACTAATCGTAATGAGAATATCGTTGTGGGCTGCACTGGCTCGATGGGCAGGCGCAACCGTGTTAACGCCGCACAAAACCCGGCTCGTGCTCGCGTTGGCGCTCTTGACGGGCTGTTCGCACGCGCCCACTCCCACGGCCGCGCAAGGGGCCGGGCCAGGTGCGGCACCCACACCGATGATGCCGACGCAGACGACGTTTGACGTTCAGTGGAAGCCGCAGACGGTCGTGCTGGACAAAGATCTCGTGGCGCGCACGTATCGAGGCGCGAGCAGCCGCGACGGCACGTTGACGTTCGATCCGTCGGCAACGCCGATCGCATCGCTTGCTGCCGGGACCGTCGTCGTCATTCCCGGCGTCGCGCTGCTGCGAGTCAGCGGTGTAACCAACGATGGCGGTCTGCTTCACGTCGCGGGGAAGCCGGCCGCGCTCGACGAGGCGATTTCAAACGGTCATATCGCCGCTACGTTGCCCGTAGACTTTTCGCGGATCGCGTTGGAACCGCTACCCGGCATGCACCGCGTCGACGTTGCCGACGATCTGGAGTCTCGTATCGAGCGGCAGCTTGCGGCCCCGGCTGATGCCGAGGACATAGATACCGGCGTGCATGTCGAGAGCGTGGGCCGCGGTTTCCATGCCAAGGGCGAAGTCCATGAATGGGAAATCGACCTGACCGTCAAGCCCGACAACAACAATCTGGACATGGATTTCGATGCAAAGAAAACCTTTGGCGGCGGCGGCGCGGTCATCGATCTCAGCGGAACGGGGAGGATCGAGAACCTCACCAACTCGCTCGACGTTCAGCTCAACAACGGAAGCACGACTCGAGTGACGTTCAACAACGACAACCTACGCGGCTCGGTCGACATGAAATGGGCGGTACAGTTCGACAAGGACAACGGCCCCGCGAGTCTTGCGGCGCTAAACGTGCAGCATGTCGAGAACTTGCCGTTTGGCTTCGAGCTACCGTTTTTCGTCGGCCCGATACCGTTTAAGATCGCCGTCAAGACGGGATTTGCGTTTGCGCCGGTCTTCACGAGTAAGACGACGGTCGCGCAAGGAGAGTACCATGTAACGTTCGGCGGCGGTGCGACCGCAACGGCTTCAGCGGATGGGTCACCGAGCGACGCTGGGTCGGAATCGCTAAATGGTGACGCTACGATCGACTCGTACGGTGGGACGCTTTCCCTCGCTCCGCTGGGACTATCTGCCTCGCTCATGATGCCGAGTGTGGGTCTCGAGGTCGGCATCCCGGAAGAACTCTCCGAATATTTGGGTGGTGAAGAAAACGGTGGCGGCCCGTACGTCGGAGTGATCTACGAGGCGTCGTTTGTTGCAACCGGCCCCGTTTCAATCGTGCCCTGCGAACGTCGGGAGCTTGCCGTCATCGGCGTCGTCGGTTATAAGGTGGGGCTCTTCGGCGTCAACCTCGCCGCCAAGCGCAGCCAGACGATCCTTAAGGACGTCAAGATGGTGATTCCCAGAGGCATAGCGATGTGCCAAAATTGACCACCCGCGGTTGGGCGCCCCTGGCGCGATCGTAAAAACGCGCGCGGAATGGCACCGAGTTGCCAATGCGGAACCATTAGAACCGATGCAACAACGATCGCCCCAGAGTCTAAGTTGGTCCGCCGTCCTCGCAGAGCTGCGAAGCAGCGTCGGTGAATCCGTGTATATCCGTGATGGCAAGGTTACCGAACCGGCCGGCTCGGTTCGTAACCGCTCAGCGGCAAAGGGCACCGAACTCTGTTTGTTCCCGGGCGAGCACGCGTCGACGCGGCTTGATCTCATCGCGCAACTCGAGGCGCTGGCGAAACGCACCGGCCGGCGCTTCGCGACCTCGGCTCGAGTGCGCGTTGGTATCTCACATCTGCTGATCGAGAACGTGGCCGATGAGGACATCGACGGAGCCACGGTAACCGTGATTAGAGCGCGCCGCCCGAAGCTCGGCTATAACCAAAGCCTGCAAAGCGGTGATTCCACGACGCTACGCTCGAAACGCATCAAGAACGGCTGACTAAATCACGGGCGGACGGTTATCGGACGCATCATGTCGTTGTCTTCGTGGTCGATCAGGTGGCAGTGCCAGACGTATCCGGGGCCGGCCGTTGGATCGAACGGGAAGAGATTCCGGCCGGTGTAATCTATCGCGACACCGTTTTTGATGGCTGGGACGTCCTGCGGCGTTATTCGCACGACGATGCGCGTAACGTGGCCGCACGCGGCGATGACCGTATCCTTCCAGCCGCTTTCTTCGGGACGAGCGGGTCCGGTCGTGCCGTCGTAGATGCCATCGTCCAAACAATACTTCTGCACCTTATCGATGAAAAACGGCGTCACGTCGGGATTGCCGCCGACCGCACCGGCAGCATTGGGAGCGTCGTACGCGTTGGGCGGTCCTTTACCGGGTTCGCACATGTCGTGCGGAAACGCCGCATAGTACTTCGCACCGTAGGCTTGCATGTCGAACGGAATGCGTCCGATCACTTGGAACTGCACCAGGTGAATGTGGATCGGGTGATCGTCGTTGCTGAAGTCGATCAGATCCCACACTTCGGTCGAACCGACGCGCGGCGTCTCGGTCGCCTTCCCGTGGAACCCTTCGTTATTGAGCATCATCCCGTCAATCCGGTCGGTTTCGCCGCGTCCGGGCCAGTGACAGCCGCCGGATTCGAAGATCGGATTGAGCGTGAGCTGGCGGTAGACTTGCACGGCATTGCCGTCGGCGATCGGTTTTCGCAGCGGCAAACCCCCGGGCGTTCCCGGAAGGCGCACGATCCTATCCAACTTTGGAGCGACCGTGCTGCCGCTGCCGCGTAGTGCTCCGCCCTTGGACGGATCGTAGCTGCTATCGGACGAAGGGGAATCGGCGACGAGGATGCGCATGACGCGTCCTTGCAGCGACGGCGTAAACTTCGCAAACGCGCTGGGATACGGTGTCTCCGCATTGTTTCGAACCATCACCATTTTTCCGCGGACTTTGGCAAAATCCACGATAACGTCGTAACGCTCTCCGGGTGAAAAGAGCAGATGCGTCACGCGCACCGGAGCGTCGAGAAGGCCGCCGTCGTTAGCGATGACGTAAAAGGGAACGTTCGTCTCGCCCTTGAGGCAGGCGGTATGCCCGTCGTCGGCGCCCGTGCCGGCGTTGACGCAAAACTGTAAGTTGAAGAATCGCACCGACGCTCCCTCGAGCAATCGAAAGCGATAGCGTTTCGCGGCGACACGGAACTTGGGCCAGCTCTTGCCGTTGACGGTAATGACGTCGCCGAAAAACTCGGGCATCCAGTACGGATGGACGTTGGGCTCTTGGATCGGGCCGTCGAGGCCGGACGGATAACCGTCGGGGAACAAGAGCTGTCCGTTGGTATCGAACTGTCGGTCTTGCAGCGCGAGTTCGACTTCCTGGCGCCCGGCAGGCAGTTTGCCCGCTCCCGGGATTCCGTCGTCGCCGTTACCGCGAATCAAATAGAAGGCAGCCAATCCGGAGAACACGTTGGTTCGCGTCAATCCGATGGTATGGTCGTGGAACCAAAGCGTGGCCGGCTCTTGCTCGTTTGGATAATAGTAATGGCTCGCAACGAAGGCGGATCCGCGAAAACCTCTGTGGTTACCATCGTTGCGCGTGCCCTCGGCACCCGGGGTGAACCACTGGTTCGGGCCGCCGTCGAACGACGAGGGATCCTCGGCACCGTGAAGGTGGGTGACCTGCGGAAGCGGGCCGAGGTACGGCTGTGCGTTTCCCATGCCGTTCATCTGCATCGGGGCGTTCATCGGATTGGCCCAATGGATGCTCTGGTCGATGGTGACGGTTCTCTCGAGGCTGGGACCCTTGGCGTTGCGGAACTGCCCGGGCAGGTTCGGATCGGCAAAAAGGTTGTTGTGATAGTCCACAATCGCGCGATGGTCGCGCGTCACTACCACCGTGTAGCCGGGATAGAGTCCCTTGCGAGGGAGAGGCGGATAATGCTTCGAGCCCTGATCGATCCCATAGCCGAAGACCATCGTCCCGGCCGAGTACGGCGCCGGCAACTTCGCATAAATCGATGATGGTAGTACTTTTTGCTGAAACTCTTCGGACCGCACCGTGTACGGAATGTCACCGTTCACGCGGCCGGTCGCCGAAAAGTCCGGAAGATCGTCAACGAACTGCGGTATGGGCGACGCATCCAGCGGCGTCTGCGCGACGAGTTTGCTCGCGCGCACCGACGAACGTCCGATCGCAAAGACCAAAATGCCGACGATGAAGATGAAAAAAACGCGCCTGCTAGGACGTAGCATATGCGACTTCCTTTGTAGGCGAGGTTTCGCCCTCAGAGGAGCG comes from the Candidatus Baltobacteraceae bacterium genome and includes:
- a CDS encoding choice-of-anchor tandem repeat GloVer-containing protein: MPTPLLCGEVVTMRIVFVILSCVALASCSGAIRSLPPSSAADRALGPSRASSTYKSIFSFDGANGAVPYAGLVDVNGTLYGTASIGGQGPGVVFKITPAGAQSVLYSFKGGSSGSAPYAPLIVAGGSLYGTTITGGAASCGVVFRVTLAGAEKKLHSFKNNADGCLPEAPLLDVKGTLYGTTRNGGTHSDGTVFRITTSGSEKVLYAFKGSTYDDAGSPTAGLTDVKGVLYGTTNGGGPKQEGTVFKITFSGNEKVIHIFNGSNGNGPLSKLLAVKGILYGTTSSGGAKNLGTVFTVTKSGAVKVLHSFRGGADGATPPFGGLVDLKGTLYGVTSVGGKNNTGTIFSITPAGKESVLYSFSGGVDGANPSGSLASVGNVLFGTTTAGGLNGKGTVYSIQP
- a CDS encoding multicopper oxidase domain-containing protein; amino-acid sequence: MLRPSRRVFFIFIVGILVFAIGRSSVRASKLVAQTPLDASPIPQFVDDLPDFSATGRVNGDIPYTVRSEEFQQKVLPSSIYAKLPAPYSAGTMVFGYGIDQGSKHYPPLPRKGLYPGYTVVVTRDHRAIVDYHNNLFADPNLPGQFRNAKGPSLERTVTIDQSIHWANPMNAPMQMNGMGNAQPYLGPLPQVTHLHGAEDPSSFDGGPNQWFTPGAEGTRNDGNHRGFRGSAFVASHYYYPNEQEPATLWFHDHTIGLTRTNVFSGLAAFYLIRGNGDDGIPGAGKLPAGRQEVELALQDRQFDTNGQLLFPDGYPSGLDGPIQEPNVHPYWMPEFFGDVITVNGKSWPKFRVAAKRYRFRLLEGASVRFFNLQFCVNAGTGADDGHTACLKGETNVPFYVIANDGGLLDAPVRVTHLLFSPGERYDVIVDFAKVRGKMVMVRNNAETPYPSAFAKFTPSLQGRVMRILVADSPSSDSSYDPSKGGALRGSGSTVAPKLDRIVRLPGTPGGLPLRKPIADGNAVQVYRQLTLNPIFESGGCHWPGRGETDRIDGMMLNNEGFHGKATETPRVGSTEVWDLIDFSNDDHPIHIHLVQFQVIGRIPFDMQAYGAKYYAAFPHDMCEPGKGPPNAYDAPNAAGAVGGNPDVTPFFIDKVQKYCLDDGIYDGTTGPARPEESGWKDTVIAACGHVTRIVVRITPQDVPAIKNGVAIDYTGRNLFPFDPTAGPGYVWHCHLIDHEDNDMMRPITVRP